Proteins from one Algicella marina genomic window:
- a CDS encoding DUF1501 domain-containing protein, with amino-acid sequence MKHFEMNRRKLLKTSLFLGCSAAANPLVTPMTFAAAPWDNRLVVIVLRGAMDGLDAVQPYGDKNYAGLRKTLKGGEAGGASDLDGFFALHPKLNGLMPLWKSGELAFAHAVSTPYRDKRSHFDGQDLLENGGSSADGGLTPGKDGWLNRMLSLVPGTTSETALAVGRENPLILQGDAPAASWSPDADLDLSPQAELLLNAIYKNDPLFAEASEMAVSLSEGRDAPDGMKANQAVRAKALAGFAAERLNMDSRIAAFSIGGWDSHIRQASVIGKALGELETAILTLKQGLGANWQKTAVLCMTEFGRTVRENGNRGTDHGTGGAMVLAGGALKGGKVHGQWPGLASADLYRDRDLMPTNDVRRFAGWAMRDLFGLEKAELERTVFPGVEFGNDPKLLA; translated from the coding sequence ATGAAACATTTTGAGATGAACCGGCGGAAACTGCTGAAGACCTCGCTGTTTCTTGGTTGTTCGGCGGCGGCGAACCCGCTCGTGACACCGATGACCTTTGCTGCAGCACCATGGGACAACCGGCTTGTTGTGATCGTGCTGCGTGGTGCGATGGACGGGCTGGATGCTGTGCAGCCCTATGGTGACAAGAATTATGCGGGCCTGCGCAAGACGCTGAAGGGCGGCGAAGCGGGCGGCGCTTCCGACCTTGATGGCTTCTTCGCGCTGCATCCGAAACTCAATGGACTGATGCCCCTGTGGAAGAGCGGCGAGCTTGCGTTCGCCCACGCGGTTTCGACACCCTACCGGGACAAGCGCAGCCATTTTGACGGTCAGGACCTGTTGGAGAACGGCGGCAGCTCCGCCGATGGTGGGCTGACACCCGGTAAGGATGGCTGGCTGAATCGGATGCTGAGCCTTGTGCCGGGCACCACCTCGGAGACGGCGCTGGCGGTCGGGCGAGAAAATCCGCTGATCCTGCAGGGCGATGCGCCGGCGGCCAGCTGGTCGCCGGATGCCGACCTCGACCTGTCACCGCAGGCGGAACTGCTGCTCAATGCCATCTACAAGAACGATCCACTGTTTGCCGAGGCCAGCGAAATGGCTGTTTCCCTGTCTGAAGGACGGGATGCACCCGACGGCATGAAGGCCAATCAGGCGGTGCGCGCGAAGGCGCTGGCGGGGTTCGCGGCGGAGCGACTGAACATGGACAGCCGGATTGCCGCGTTCTCGATCGGAGGATGGGACAGCCATATCCGACAGGCATCGGTCATCGGCAAGGCACTGGGCGAGCTTGAGACTGCGATCCTGACGCTGAAGCAGGGGTTGGGTGCCAACTGGCAAAAGACGGCCGTGCTGTGCATGACCGAGTTCGGGCGGACCGTGCGCGAGAACGGCAACCGCGGCACCGACCACGGCACCGGCGGCGCGATGGTTCTGGCCGGGGGGGCGCTGAAAGGCGGCAAGGTGCATGGCCAATGGCCGGGGCTGGCTTCTGCCGATCTCTACCGCGACCGTGATCTGATGCCGACCAACGATGTGCGCCGCTTCGCCGGCTGGGCGATGCGTGATCTGTTCGGGCTGGAGAAGGCCGAGCTGGAGCGGACGGTGTTCCCGGGGGTCGAGTTCGGCAACGATCCCAAACTGCTGGCCTGA
- a CDS encoding DUF1800 domain-containing protein, with product MTLSQAALAEIRYGYGFRPDRKPVPGANALLAGLKKADPYLKDHPAATIAERFAYRRQQIAANKAFRAKEPNGKAMAKAARQTRDKMYFQDFRLIFSRPVLAQVPFRERLLAFWSDHFTVAVNSHIDSLLVLDYQQHAIRPHVTGKFSDMLEAVVTHPSMLLYLGQANSIGPNSVAGERRKAGLNENLAREVLELHTLGVSAGYTQQDVREFAELLTGLTNGKEGFRFAQRFAEPGAETVLGKNYGGDKDDLGAIRQALRDISMREETAYHLARKLSVHFIGGEPVDSHVKAVAEAYLASGGDLMATYTAFLDHEAAWVPELRKAKQPFDFIVSSLRAVNLKPKHFKQFKLKDYRRNFIEPLTSMGQPWARANGPNGWSEDAEDWITPAGLTARIHWANALAQRHAQSSDPRRFLKDALRDVASDDLTLAVSRAETKHEGIAITLASPEFNRR from the coding sequence ATGACCCTATCACAGGCGGCGCTGGCCGAGATCCGCTACGGGTACGGCTTCCGGCCAGACCGCAAGCCGGTCCCGGGCGCGAATGCCCTTTTGGCCGGGCTGAAAAAGGCCGACCCCTATCTCAAGGATCATCCGGCTGCGACGATCGCGGAGAGATTTGCCTATCGCCGCCAGCAGATTGCGGCCAACAAAGCCTTTCGCGCCAAAGAGCCGAACGGCAAGGCAATGGCAAAGGCGGCGCGGCAGACGCGCGACAAGATGTATTTTCAGGACTTCCGGCTGATCTTCAGCCGACCTGTGCTAGCGCAGGTGCCCTTCCGTGAAAGACTGTTGGCGTTCTGGTCGGATCACTTCACCGTCGCTGTTAACAGTCACATCGACAGCCTTTTGGTGCTGGACTACCAGCAGCACGCCATTCGACCGCACGTGACCGGCAAGTTCAGCGACATGCTGGAAGCAGTGGTGACGCATCCGTCCATGCTGCTCTATCTTGGTCAGGCAAACTCCATTGGCCCGAATTCAGTGGCGGGAGAGCGGCGCAAGGCCGGCTTGAACGAGAATCTGGCGCGGGAAGTGCTGGAATTGCACACCCTGGGTGTGTCTGCCGGGTACACACAGCAGGATGTGCGTGAATTCGCCGAACTTCTGACCGGCCTGACCAATGGCAAGGAAGGCTTCCGCTTCGCCCAGCGTTTCGCCGAACCGGGTGCGGAGACGGTACTGGGCAAGAACTACGGCGGCGACAAAGACGATCTGGGTGCCATCCGGCAGGCCCTGCGCGATATCAGTATGCGTGAGGAAACCGCGTATCACCTCGCGCGCAAGCTGAGCGTGCATTTTATCGGCGGCGAGCCGGTCGACAGCCATGTGAAGGCGGTGGCGGAGGCATATCTGGCTTCCGGCGGCGACCTGATGGCGACCTATACAGCCTTCCTCGACCACGAGGCGGCCTGGGTGCCGGAGCTTCGCAAGGCCAAGCAGCCCTTCGACTTCATCGTTTCGTCGTTGCGGGCCGTGAATCTGAAGCCGAAGCATTTCAAGCAGTTCAAGCTGAAGGACTATCGGCGCAACTTCATCGAACCCCTGACGAGCATGGGACAGCCGTGGGCGCGGGCAAACGGCCCGAACGGCTGGTCCGAAGACGCGGAGGACTGGATCACACCCGCAGGGCTGACCGCCCGCATCCACTGGGCCAACGCGCTGGCACAGCGCCACGCACAAAGTTCGGACCCGCGCAGATTTTTGAAGGACGCCCTGCGGGATGTGGCTTCGGACGATCTGACGCTGGCCGTGAGCAGGGCCGAGACGAAACACGAGGGCATCGCGATCACGCTGGCCTCACCCGAGTTCAACCGGCGCTGA
- a CDS encoding carboxypeptidase M32 has product MAETYETLLAHTARSMALDEVAGLLAWDQETVMPVDGGFQREEHAAALEEARHSRNTDPRIGEWLASLEGATLSPEAARNVELIRRRYTRATAVPADLSIAIARQTSAGQRVWAEARRTDDFNLFAPALTRIVELKREEAQHRRLGTGPLYDALLDGYEPGMTTATLTPLFERLRGPLADLRAEIAERGIASAKLKGHFPEKAQLAFAHALAEVFGYNLKAGRIDTAVHPFSSGSGRDVRITTRVAEDDPAGNIFSTIHEMGHAVYEQNIERSHNLQPIGAYASMGVHESQSRLFENQIGRSRAFAEYLYPAMREAFGDLCIDGPAALFAALNHVETGFIRTEADEVHYNLHVILRYNLEQDVIEGRLDVADLQDAWNQRFEQDFGRKVPSAAQGVLQDVHWSVGHFGYFPTYTLGNIYAGELFAAMQSALPDLDAEVARGDLTNALNWLHINIHRPGASLPPEDLVSRVIGRAPTEAPLISYLQAKFRGLYAT; this is encoded by the coding sequence ATGGCCGAAACCTACGAAACCCTCCTCGCCCACACGGCGCGCAGCATGGCCTTGGACGAAGTGGCAGGGCTGCTCGCATGGGATCAGGAAACCGTGATGCCGGTCGACGGCGGTTTTCAGAGGGAAGAACACGCTGCCGCACTGGAGGAGGCACGACACAGCCGCAACACCGACCCGCGGATAGGTGAGTGGCTGGCATCCCTTGAAGGCGCGACTCTTTCGCCGGAGGCCGCGCGCAACGTCGAACTTATCCGCCGGCGCTACACCCGTGCCACGGCTGTGCCCGCGGACCTCTCCATCGCCATCGCGCGACAAACCAGTGCGGGACAACGCGTCTGGGCCGAAGCCCGCCGCACTGACGATTTCAACCTCTTCGCGCCGGCTCTGACAAGGATCGTCGAACTCAAGCGCGAGGAGGCCCAGCACCGCCGCCTCGGTACCGGCCCGCTCTACGATGCCCTGCTCGACGGCTATGAGCCGGGAATGACTACAGCGACCTTGACGCCGCTGTTCGAGCGCCTGCGCGGCCCGCTGGCAGACCTGCGGGCGGAAATCGCGGAGCGGGGCATTGCCTCTGCAAAGCTGAAAGGCCATTTCCCGGAAAAGGCGCAGCTTGCCTTCGCCCACGCTCTGGCTGAGGTGTTCGGCTACAATCTCAAGGCCGGCCGCATAGATACGGCCGTCCACCCATTTTCCTCAGGCTCCGGTCGCGACGTGCGCATTACGACCCGCGTGGCGGAGGACGATCCGGCGGGCAACATCTTTTCCACCATCCACGAGATGGGCCACGCCGTCTATGAGCAGAACATCGAGCGCAGCCACAATCTCCAGCCCATCGGTGCCTACGCCTCCATGGGCGTGCACGAGAGCCAGAGCCGGCTGTTCGAAAACCAGATCGGGCGGTCCCGCGCCTTCGCCGAGTATCTCTACCCTGCCATGCGGGAGGCCTTCGGCGATCTCTGCATCGACGGTCCGGCTGCCCTGTTCGCCGCCCTCAACCATGTCGAAACTGGTTTCATTCGTACCGAAGCGGACGAGGTTCATTACAATCTGCACGTCATCCTGCGCTACAATCTCGAACAGGATGTGATCGAGGGCCGCCTCGATGTCGCCGATCTTCAGGATGCCTGGAACCAACGTTTTGAACAGGATTTCGGGCGAAAGGTTCCCAGCGCCGCGCAGGGTGTGCTGCAGGATGTGCACTGGTCCGTCGGCCATTTTGGTTATTTCCCGACCTACACCCTGGGCAACATCTATGCTGGCGAATTATTCGCGGCGATGCAGTCTGCCCTTCCCGATCTGGATGCGGAAGTCGCGCGCGGCGATCTGACCAACGCCTTGAATTGGCTGCACATCAACATTCATCGTCCCGGCGCAAGCCTGCCGCCGGAAGATCTGGTTTCACGGGTCATCGGCCGCGCCCCGACTGAAGCTCCGCTAATATCCTACCTTCAAGCCAAGTTCCGGGGCCTCTATGCTACCTGA
- a CDS encoding nitroreductase family protein — protein sequence MPDARPEVLDFLLTRRSRPAKTLTGPVPDRTALRPMLEAAARVPDHGKLEPWRFIVLEGAALARVAAVAAARADAMGYPPERVAKTAVMFTEAPLIVAVIAMPRPTEKVPAGEQVLSAGAVCLSLLNAALASGWGANWLTGPMADDAEFLSAALEVGEPDFCAGFVVIGTETTPPPDRPRPDIDAITTWLAD from the coding sequence ATGCCCGATGCCCGCCCCGAAGTTCTCGATTTCCTGCTGACGCGACGGTCACGTCCGGCCAAGACGTTGACCGGACCGGTGCCGGATCGCACCGCACTGCGACCGATGCTGGAGGCGGCGGCGCGGGTGCCGGATCATGGCAAACTGGAACCGTGGCGCTTCATCGTGCTGGAAGGTGCGGCGCTGGCCCGCGTCGCGGCGGTGGCGGCAGCGCGGGCCGACGCGATGGGCTATCCGCCGGAACGCGTGGCAAAGACGGCGGTGATGTTCACCGAGGCACCGCTGATCGTGGCGGTGATCGCCATGCCGCGGCCGACGGAAAAGGTGCCTGCAGGCGAACAGGTGCTGAGCGCCGGAGCCGTCTGCTTGAGCCTGCTCAACGCCGCGCTCGCCTCTGGTTGGGGGGCAAACTGGCTGACGGGGCCAATGGCCGATGACGCGGAGTTTCTAAGCGCGGCGCTGGAGGTGGGCGAGCCGGACTTCTGCGCCGGGTTCGTGGTGATCGGCACGGAGACGACGCCGCCACCCGACCGTCCCCGCCCGGACATCGATGCCATTACAACCTGGCTGGCCGACTGA
- a CDS encoding EI24 domain-containing protein, protein MAGDIAKALGQLGDPRFLAVLLKAMAVTLLVLIGFVWFCLQLFGYFLPETMTLPWIGPVSLEASWLSWAMLALALVASIFLMIPLASLLVGFFVEDVANAVEDRHYPHLPDVPGQGWAEMIWDTLRFLGLMILANGVALIVYFAVNVLAPFVFLAVNGLLLGREYFYLVAARRIGARGARALFRGNFAEVWLTGVVMAVPLAVPGLNLLIPVLGVAAFTHQFHRISGKQ, encoded by the coding sequence ATGGCAGGTGATATCGCCAAAGCGCTGGGCCAGTTGGGCGACCCGCGTTTCCTTGCCGTGTTGCTGAAAGCCATGGCGGTGACTTTGCTGGTCCTCATCGGCTTCGTCTGGTTCTGCCTGCAATTGTTCGGGTACTTCCTGCCGGAGACGATGACCCTTCCATGGATCGGCCCGGTGTCGCTGGAGGCATCATGGCTGAGTTGGGCGATGTTGGCTCTGGCGCTGGTCGCGTCGATCTTCCTGATGATCCCGCTGGCCTCGCTGCTGGTCGGATTTTTCGTGGAAGATGTGGCGAACGCGGTGGAGGATCGGCACTACCCGCACCTGCCGGATGTGCCGGGGCAGGGCTGGGCGGAGATGATCTGGGATACCCTGCGCTTCCTCGGCCTGATGATCCTGGCCAATGGCGTGGCGCTGATCGTATATTTCGCCGTCAATGTCCTGGCCCCTTTCGTGTTCCTCGCGGTCAACGGGTTGCTGCTGGGGCGGGAGTATTTCTACCTCGTCGCCGCACGGCGCATCGGCGCACGTGGCGCACGGGCACTGTTTCGCGGAAATTTCGCGGAAGTCTGGCTAACGGGTGTCGTGATGGCAGTACCACTGGCCGTGCCGGGGTTGAACCTGCTGATCCCGGTGCTGGGCGTCGCCGCCTTCACGCACCAGTTTCACCGAATTAGCGGCAAGCAATAG
- a CDS encoding nuclear transport factor 2 family protein — MTEKTEDALRAKVLDLMRYGTSANMEELDRIYHDNIVVMDLNIDGRLVTLEKQGFMAMLKEAFKDKIPDEHMWSRIHSLTVDGDRGHVLISRKIPVGGPKMHIELSIDFIFEDGRWQVVREVNFSRPDAEAA, encoded by the coding sequence ATGACTGAAAAGACCGAAGACGCACTCCGCGCCAAGGTACTGGACCTGATGAGATACGGCACCAGCGCGAACATGGAAGAGTTGGACAGGATCTATCATGACAATATCGTGGTGATGGACCTGAACATCGACGGCCGTCTTGTCACCCTGGAAAAGCAGGGGTTCATGGCCATGTTGAAGGAGGCTTTCAAGGACAAGATTCCGGACGAGCACATGTGGTCCAGAATTCACAGTCTGACGGTTGATGGTGATCGCGGCCACGTCCTTATCTCCCGGAAAATTCCCGTGGGTGGCCCGAAAATGCATATCGAACTGAGCATCGATTTCATTTTTGAAGACGGCCGCTGGCAGGTTGTGCGCGAAGTCAACTTCAGCCGACCAGACGCGGAAGCGGCCTGA